A single Thunnus thynnus chromosome 6, fThuThy2.1, whole genome shotgun sequence DNA region contains:
- the LOC137184708 gene encoding protein disulfide isomerase Creld1, producing the protein MWWAWPFLPALVLLSELSVVKVQTAPCQTCQKLTESFIKGLEKTANKNFGGGNTAWEEEKLAKYARSETRLLEIVEAACEKTDFDCNQLLEQIEDQVETWWFHRQQEAPDLFEWLCIEELRLCCPPGRFGPDCKECPSSPSGVCGGLGRCEGEGTRLGDGECVCDPGYSGHLCQSCADGYYREKSSNDSTGACAACYHSCKKCSGPQDYKCLDCKPGWILHHDKCVDIDECGTELARCPSNTYCHNTDGSYECRGCDQACVGCMGSGPARCKKCARGYRLKGSKCLDVDECSERAIACPGLNEACINEVGSFHCDCADGFIRRDSICVENKPPTGPEKGLFDDMTDDEVLVLQQMFFGVVICALATLAAKGDMVFTAIFIGGVAAMAGYWLTEKGDYMLDGFLKGR; encoded by the exons ATGTGGTGGGCCTGGCCGTTCCTGCCCGCTCTAGTGCTTCTCTCAGAGCTCTCTGTGGTGAAAGTCCAGACGGCACCATGCCAGACCTGCCAAAAACTCACTGAGAGTTTCATTAAG GGCTTGGAGAAAACAGCCAACAAGAACTTTGGAGGAGGTAACACTGCctgggaggaagagaagctGGCTAAGTATGCACGCAG TGAGACTCGGCTCCTTGAGATAGTAGAAGCTGCTTGTGAGAAAACAGATTTTGATTGTAACCAGCTGCTGGAGCAGATAGAGGACCAAGTGGAGACATGGTGGTTCCACAG GCAGCAGGAGGCACCTGACCTGTTTGAGTGGTTGTGCATAGAAGAGCTGAGACTTTGCTGTCCACCTGGACGCTTTGGACCTGACTGTAAAG AGTGTCCATCCAGCCCCAGTGGTGTGTGTGGAGGTCTGGGCCGTTGTGAGGGGGAGGGGACTCGCCTGGGTGATGGAGAGTGTGTCTGTGATCCGGGATACTCAGGCCATCTGTGCCAGAGCTGTGCTGATGGCTACTACAGAGAGAAAAGCTCCAATGACAGCACAGGAGCCTGTGCAG CTTGCTACCACTCATGTAAGAAATGCTCAGGGCCGCAGGATTACAAATGTCTTGACTGCAAACCTGGCTGGATCCTTCATCATGACAAGTGCGTGG ACATCGATGAATGTGGTACAGAGCTGGCTCGTTGTCCCTCTAACACCTACTGTCACAACACAGATGGATCCTATGAATGCAGAG GCTGTGACCAGGCATGTGTGGGCTGCATGGGTAGTGGTCCTGCCCGCTGTAAGAAATGTGCACGTGGCTACAGATTGAAAGGATCCAAGTGTCTTG ATGTAGATGAATGTAGTGAGCGTGCAATAGCATGCCCAGGACTCAATGAGGCCTGTATCAATGAGGTGGGCTCCTTCCACTGTGACTGTGCTGATGGCTTCATCAGAAGAGACAGTATTTGTGTTGAGAATAAGCCTCCTA CTGGTCCAGAGAAGGGACTGTTTGATGATATGACAGATGATGAAGTCCTTGTACTGCAGCAGATGTTCTTTGGCGTTGTAATCTGTGCCCTAGCTACGCTCGCCGCTAAAGGGGACA